The following are encoded together in the Drosophila sechellia strain sech25 chromosome 3R, ASM438219v1, whole genome shotgun sequence genome:
- the LOC6617117 gene encoding phospholipase A1 VesT1.02: MKVFIALAALLATVSALPIEEHINGENGWFVPQVDGSFEWMDKQDAAELLNRNSLIEPRSNDVSFYLYTKHNPTTGREIRADASSIEDSHFDKNQGTRFVIHGWNGRYTDGMNVKITRAWLSKGDYNVIVVNWDRAQSVDYISSVRAVPGAGAKVGEMIEYLHEHHHMSLESLEVIGHSLGAHVAGYAGKQVGGKRVHTIVGLDPAMPLFAYDKPDKRLSTEDAFYVESIQTNGGEKGFLKPIGKGTFYPNGGRNQPGCGSDIGGTCAHGRSVTYYVEAVTEDNFGTIKCHDYQAALANECGSTYSGVRMGAVTNAYMVEGDFYVPVNGQAPFGKIE; this comes from the exons ATGAAAGTGTTCATAGCTCTAGCGGCTTTGTTGGCAACAG TAAGTGCTCTTCCCATTGAGGAACATATCAATGGAGAAAATGGTTGGTTTGTGCCTCAGGTAGATGGCAGTTTTGAGTGGATGGACAAACAGGACGCCGCGGAGCTCTTAAATAGAAATTCACTCATCGAACCACGTTCCAATGACGTGTCCTTCTACCTGTACACCAAACATAACCCAACCACAGGAAGGGAAATCAGGGCTGATGCTTCATCAATCGAAGACTCTCATTTTGATAAAAACCAGGGCACTCGTTTCGTAATCCACGGGTGGAACGGACGCTACACTGATGGCATGAACGTCAAGATCACCAGAGCCTGGCTTTCGAAGGGAGACTACAACGTAATCGTCGTTAACTGGGATCGTGCCCAGTCCGTGGACTATATCTCATCGGTGCGAGCTGTTCCTGGAGCTGGAGCCAAAGTGGGGGAAATGATTGAATATCTGCACGAACACCATCATATGTCCCTGGAGAGCCTGGAAGTAATAGGACACAGTTTGGGCGCCCATGTGGCTGGCTATGCTGGAAAGCAGGTGGGAGGCAAAAGGGTGCACACGATTGTCGGTCTGGATCCTGCCATGCCTCTATTCGCCTACGATAAGCCGGACAAGCGACTGTCCACCGAAGATGCCTTCTATGTGGAGTCTATTCAGACCAATGGGGGCGAAAAAGGTTTCCTAAAACCCATTGGAAAAGGCACCTTCTATCCGAATGGAGGACGAAATCAACCAGGTTGCGGTTCAGACATCGGAGGAACCTGCGCCCACGGGCGATCCGTTACCTATTACGTGGAGGCCGTCACCGAGGATAACTTCGGAACCATCAAGTGTCACGACTACCAGGCTGCGTTGGCCAACGAGTGCGGAAGCACCTACAGTGGAGTTCGCATGGGAGCTGTTACCAATGCCTACATGGTCGAGGGCGATTTCTATGTGCCCGTAAACGGCCAGGCCCCCTTCGGCAAGATCGAATAG